The Candidatus Poribacteria bacterium genome contains the following window.
AGACGTATGCCCACTTACCGAAAAAAACTCATCGAGGTCAACATCCCCCTCCAAGCCATTAACATAGAGTCCGCAAAAACCTCCGTGAAGTCCCGCGAAAGTCAGGGCGTTCGGAGCATTTACACAAAGATATACAATGATCTGTCCAGCACCGAGAAAGTTTTATGACAGACATAGATGGGTGTGAAATTTTCATAGCAATTTTCATAGCAACGTCACAGCACCCTTTGATGAGAACCTTCTAAAACCCAGTGAGGATCAGGGTTTATCGCCATTTACGACACCTATTGATTTCTTGCTTTGCTATGAAAACTGTGAAATTATGGTGAAATATAGAAATACGTAGGGATGTAATCCTGTAAATCCTTGAATTCTGAAAATCCTGATTCAGACAACCGATAACTGATTCCTGAATACCTCTGTCCATCCGACAAAAAACTTGACAGCAAATCCCAAATACGTTAACATTACCACATTAATATCAGAACGAGTCCGAGACTTTAAAGAAACTTAATTGTTACGAGGAAAGTATAAGTAAAAAACGTAGCCTGCAACAACGGCGCAGGCGGATAAACGCAAAAGAACGTGAAAGAACAAATTCACCTGATCAAACCGCAAGGTAAAATTAAAAAATGAAAACTTATCGCGTTGCCATATTAGGGTGTCGGAGTCGCGGCACCTCAGCAGCAAAGGCATATCATGCACATCCGCGCACTGAAATCGTGGCTCTCTGCGACCTCGTCCAAGAACGGTTAGATGCCCTTGGCGACATCGTGAACGTCTCCGCACATTTCACCGATTTAGACGCGATGATCCAACAGACGGCTCCTGATATTGTCGCAATCCCCACCGCAACAGAGGCACACTATCCGCTTTGCATGCGCGTCCTTGAACACGATGTGAACATCGAAGTGGAGAAACCCCTCTGCATCGATCTCGTCCAAGCGGATGAGGTACTGGCGAAGGCGAAAGCGAAAAACGCTCGCGTCGCTGTGCATCATCAACGCCGCACGAGTCCTTCAATGCAGGCAGTTGCAAAAGCATTAGACGAAGGAAAAATTGGCGACCTCCGTTATATCTATGCCAGTGGAAAAGGTTACTACGCCGGTTATGGATTAATGAACATCGGAACACATGTTGTTAACAACATGATGCGTTTCGGTGGACGCTGCCGAAGCGTCGTGGCACAAGCGACGACGGGTGGACGCGCCATCACACACGACGATGTGCTTCCTTCACCGGCTGGCATGGGCACAGTCGCAGGTGAATACACCACAGCAACACTCCAATTCGACGGAAACGTCACCGGTACCCTCATCCAGCACCGATTCCCGAAGGTAGACACCGATGCGTATGTCATGGAACTCTACGGCACTGAAGGGAGACTCTTCTGGTCGGAATTGAAAGGTTCGTGGTGGCTACCTACACCACATTTCGTTCCTGACGGCACGCATGACAAATGGGAGGCACTCGCGTCTATCTATCCAGACCATTTTGACCCAGACAAGGGTGCCAACGCCGA
Protein-coding sequences here:
- a CDS encoding Gfo/Idh/MocA family oxidoreductase, whose product is MKTYRVAILGCRSRGTSAAKAYHAHPRTEIVALCDLVQERLDALGDIVNVSAHFTDLDAMIQQTAPDIVAIPTATEAHYPLCMRVLEHDVNIEVEKPLCIDLVQADEVLAKAKAKNARVAVHHQRRTSPSMQAVAKALDEGKIGDLRYIYASGKGYYAGYGLMNIGTHVVNNMMRFGGRCRSVVAQATTGGRAITHDDVLPSPAGMGTVAGEYTTATLQFDGNVTGTLIQHRFPKVDTDAYVMELYGTEGRLFWSELKGSWWLPTPHFVPDGTHDKWEALASIYPDHFDPDKGANADDYCFVDEYVNALDEDREHESNGEEGRHVIEILMGIFESAVYGTRVELPQKNREHPLLRWRTEAGLGEIRDMPRDYGTWLSLEDERLYE